From a region of the Panicum virgatum strain AP13 chromosome 2K, P.virgatum_v5, whole genome shotgun sequence genome:
- the LOC120694883 gene encoding thioredoxin-like 1-1, chloroplastic: MAEALCNGVVASPCAGDVGVGVAARVRGAVAALAESVLIGGYSTKSSFSAGRMAMTDRKARPLPRTLEAAPGQMNLSFPKAMRWWHKGLQPNMREIESAQDLADSLLNAGDKLVVVDFFSPGCGGCRALHPKIAQFAERNPDVMFLQVNYETHKSMCYSLHVHVLPFFRFYRGAEGRVSSFSCTNATIKKFKDALAKHGPERCSLGPARGLEESELMALAANKDLQFTYEKPVLVPLAEAIAKEAAAPGGPWFPLPVSATQLLLTQGPENNSLLSSGR; the protein is encoded by the exons ATGGCCGAGGCGCTGTGCAACGGCGTCGTCGCGTCGCCGTGCGCCGGGGacgtgggcgtgggcgtggccgCCCGGGTCAGGGGCGccgtggcggcgctcgcggagTCCGTGCTGATTGGTGGCTACAGCACCAAGAGCTCCTTCTCCGCCGGCAGGATGGCCATGACGGACAGGAAGGCCAGGCCCCTGCCTCGGACCCTCGAAGCGGCGCCGGGACAG ATGAACCTGTCGTTTCCCAAGGCCATGCGGTGGTGGCACAAGGGTCTGCAGCCCAACATGAGGGAGATCGAGTCCGCGCAGGACCTCGCCGACTCCCTGCTCAACGCCGGCGACaagctcgtcgtcgtcgacttCTTCTCCCCTGGTTGCGGCGGCTGCCGCGCCCTCCATCCCAAG ATTGCCCAGTTTGCCGAGAGGAACCCAGATGTCATGTTCCTGCAGGTGAACTACGAGACGCACAAGTCCATGTGCTACAGCCTCCATGTCCATGTCCTCCCCTTCTTCAGGTTCTACAGGGGAGCTGAGGGACGGGTCAGCAGCTTCAGCTGCACGAACGCAACT ATCAAGAAGTTCAAGGACGCCCTCGCGAAGCACGGGCCTGAAAGGTGCAGCCTCGGCCCTGCACGGGGGCTGGAGGAGTCGGAGCTCATGGCCTTGGCTGCAAACAAGGACCTGCAATTCACCTACGAGAAGCCGGTCCTTGTCCCACTTGCAGAAGCCATTGCCAAGGAGGCTGCGGCGCCAGGAGGTCCCTGGTTCCCATTGCCTGTGTCCGCGACGCAGTTGCTGCTCACTCAGGGACCAGAGAATAATTCTTTGCTGTCATCCGGAAGATAG